A window of Sphaeramia orbicularis chromosome 8, fSphaOr1.1, whole genome shotgun sequence genomic DNA:
atttacaaactatcctgatacaataaaacatgaataacctgaacaaatatgaacaacctgaaatgtctaaagaaaattaagcacaattttaactattttctacctgttactaagtgtttagtgtctttgtagatccgatccataatgcacatgtagaaatggtaagttgaggcataatattgttcaaattgcacttatttttcttatgaaatttcatttttttcaggttattcacatcttttttgtttgaatagtttataaaagtaaatattttcgtaatttaataggggtttttttgcactaaaagagacaaaaatttgaagttgtcattatttataggttattctgctatttttttactggtccggcccactggagatcaaatcgggctgaatgtggccactgaaagaaaattagtttgagacccctgggttaaGGACTAAAACTGTTAAATCAATACAGATTAACTGGGACTAAAGTCAATCAATCCACGAGAAAAAAATGAACCGAAGAAGTCTGAACGGTTTCAAAAGTGCAACggtagtccagttgaacctagaactaCCAAGAACAAAGACCTGGCAAATGAGAACATAGACAGAAGTCCACAAGAACAATGTTAAACCATGACTAAAAGTGTGAACCCTAACTGTCATCAGGTCAAACCCAAGCTCTAACAGCAAAAACGACAACTCCAATGAAAAGACGAACTTCACAGACTGATACTAAAGTAAAACCAGTTGAATGACACGGTAGGACTAGAACAGGTCCGACCTTGAAGACAGGAATAGGTTCTGGAGGGTAgacctggactaaactgaacctaGAACAGTACCAGAAAACAGAGCATTAAAACCAGTCAGATCCATTTAAACCCACTGGACCAGTGaaagtggaccagaaccacccACATCCTACCTGAGACCCCATGTGACGTCACTGTGTGGGTGTGGTTTCCTCCTCAGGTCTTTGTCCatgtcctcctccaccaccaccaagAAGGTCATTGTGATTGAGGAGACCATCAACACCGAGGCCTAAACCCAAACCCACGTCTGTCTGAACCGGAGCCGAGTCGACCGATCCCCTTCCAGCTGGTCGGAAACGCCAACACCCGCCTCCGACCAGTGCCGTTCCTCTTTTTGATTGGACGCTCTCCTTCCGCTCTgatttcccatcagccccaggGCGGTCGACTCTGGAGGAGAACACTTCAACTTTCCTTGACATATGAACATGGTCTGGCTTTGGTTTTCAACTCTGCCAAAAACAAACTTCTGTTGGGTGTTTCAAGGAATAAAACTTTACAAAaccgtgaaaaaaaaaacatctgtgtgttttcatttcaaGTGTTTCCGATCAAATAAAATGGAATTTACTCACAAGTCAAATGGATGTTTGctcaaatatacaacagaagaatCACTGCAGTTTTAGTCTCAAATTAAAGGTGCAATCTGTAATATTTGTACTTCAAATGAGCAACAATTTTAAAACAGCAGAATAatgatattgcaaaaaaaaaaaagaacattcatGTCACTTCATTAtaacattttacaataaatgttTCCTGCAGATGAATCAGAcacaaatacaacagaaaaatatataaacttaACGATCATAGAGCATTAAACTGGAAAATATACATATGGGATCAATTTTGTGGCTTTAAAACTGGTTTCAACTGGAAAAATACCACGACTGACCCTAAAACAGAAGATGAACACTGACCGTGATCATCTGATGAGTCGACCAATCAGAAACAGTAGCTGAAATAAaccaattaaaattaaaagattattaaaataatctaaaattaaACATTGGACGacatcagtttgttttttgtaaatagTATCAGTTAAAATTATAACTACACTAAATAAACTACtatacccatgagcctcagctgcaGGGAACTTGAAGCGCTGTTTGTTGCTGCAATGCATCCTGGGTGTTATAGTTTTAACAATTGAACTGATTGGGTTCTACTGATAGGACGTCTGCATTTTCAGCCTCTGGATCAAAATAAAACTGGAATTAACTGGAACAAACTTTAAAAAAACGTTTCAGAAATAAAGTGTTGGTTCTGATGTTCCACTGTTAAACGATTCATTCAGCACGTCGAGGCTCTGACCAGCTGGGTTTATGTTAGTTTGACCAAATCAAACCCATATTTGACCAGTTcggacccagtccagtttctcCTTGTAGGCGTTTCCATTGAACAGTGTTTTGTTCTGCTGTGTGATTCTAGTCCAGTCCcgtctgtccacatgtgttcattgtggtccagtcctgtctagttgtgttctggttctggtttaagGCAGATGTTTGACTCAGTTGGATCCAAACCTCCATGGTGTTGccactgtagtgtgggttcatctaCTACTATAGACGTTTGGACTGAGcagaaccaccgggaccacatgaacaggacaaaaccatcgggaccacatgaacaggacaaaatcaCTGGGACCACATGAAGAGGACAAAATCACTGGGACCACATGAAGAGGACAAAATcactgggaccacatgaacaaGACAAAATCACCGGGGCCACATGAACAGGGCcaaaccaactccatgggtttacagtACACTGGTACACTATAGCGGAAACACTGTTTtacgatctttgacagtttttgtgacaCTTCGGTGTTTCCGTGaccagttttacttttgtttttatttttgaggGTAAAGGAAACCCAGCTGGTGTTGAGCTGAAAACCTGTCAACTAAAAACTGAAACACGTCACTTCTACACAAAATACaactgaaaacatgaaaactcACATTTGAATAATAAAACCATAACAGAGCAGAACATGTCATTAGTTTCTTTAATAATTCTTTTCCAGTACAAGATGCTGCatcacttttgtcttttttttgctgctttttttcctCGTTTTCTTCAAAACAATGACATTATTGATAAAGGTTTTTACACAGTGAGCGATCGCTGGCTGGACGGTGGTTCTGAGggatttcgggggggggggggggggggggtgttcaggaGAGTTTTGGAGGGTTCAGGGGGTtccaggagtttttttttttttggggtggggtgggggtggggggttcaggGGGGATTTGTGCTGAAGTTTGGTCCCGCTGAGTTTACATGAGAGTCTGTCCAAATGTTCCTGCTACAAAACCCAAGGAATGTCTTATCAGCTGATTATccaacaaaaaaaatactaaaaacatcTGGCCTGGTCAGAAAATACcgatcaataataaaaaatatcagATCTTTAATACAGTAAGAGCGTTGGCCTGTCAGTACCCGAGGAAAAGGAAATACCAGTAAACGGTAAAAACGAGTACTCCACAACGAGTACTCGCAGAGTAACGAGTCTGAAGACGAGCCCCGTTTCCTCAACTCATCTGGATCaagtctggatcaggtctggacctGGATCCAACCTGGAGCTGAAAGACCTGAATGTGAAACCGGACTCAGGTCGACGGCGGAGACACTATCCAATCAGAGGTGGACAGACCCGCCtcaggctccgcccacacagaTGCGGTTTCATTTCAtgcttttgggtcagttttgaccTTTAAGACAAAGACCCGGGATCTGTTTGActggtttaagagtctggttcAGACCGCCTCTAAACAGAATGTATCATCAGAAAACTGGAGTTATGATGCGGAGCAACGGAAATAAAATTGGATTAACTGAAGTCGATATTTGCATTGTTTTCCTGTTAAAGCCTCAGGGTGTTTATTTTGACCTTTGTGTTGGTGCGCCTTAACCCTcttgtgtccaggtgagtatattaaacacactttaaccctctagtatccaggtgagtatattaaacacactttacacttcatgtaaaaaaggtaaatataaaaagtacataaactaaaaggtcagattattttacaAGGTCAGAATTAGGTCAGAATTCGAAAGttaatttttgtttgattttttaattCTGATATAAACAGTGTTAGATTCCTACACCAACACCATTCTACCAAgtaagtacaaaatacacaccgacacatttaacatttgacctagaaccaaaaataatatgaaccaatgtaggtgttaatcactgacagataGTGAAAaggaactaataaaaaataaatacaatttatatgaagaatattgaagaaaaagtttgtgttttttgcatcaaaaatatgtcttgtttccattacaaacatttaaagggttaaaaatatgacagttattgagtattttggtatttttgtttatgaatcaagtttatgaaatataaaaaatacaactaaaaaaaagttaaaatctaTAAACCTTAGTGACATTACAAGGACACtgtgcatattatggtctgtaggtGACTAGAGGACCTGTACGATCCCAGAGAGTTCAACACTAGGACAGTGTTTTCTGTTTCCTCCCAGGGCAGTGTTAGTGTTTGCACCTCTAAACCTGGTTCCGTTCCATTAGACTctcgtttgtctgttttttaaacGTCACCTGAGGTCTTCAACAGGTCAGAAAATGCATAAGCAGGACTTCCACTAAACCGGCATCAGTAGCGTTACCAAATGTGTCCATTTTAGAGACACTTTAAgcctgtggacacatcatgtggACGGAGCCGGGACTTGCTGCCGGTCCTCACTTTGGTTCATGAACTCCATTTCCCAGAAGCCCCACGCTGCAGTTATGGCACATGGTTTGTAAACAGATTCAACAGCTCTACAGGACGAACACTGCTGCTTCACATTCACCCTCCGTTACAGgctgtcacatgaccatcagTTTAACTCTGATTGGTCAGTGAGCGTCACATGACCACAGTGGGATGGCGGTGGCAGGGTTTGGAAATGCGACGATACCACCAGTAAATGCATGAGACTCAACAACCCCGGTGTTAAAGGGGTTAAAACCAGTGGAACCTGGAAATACTGGGTGTGTGTTTGACCTGTGACGACCCCTGATACGGAGGGTTCACGGAAACAGAGGGTTCACTGAAACACTGAGCATCAAACACATGAGGTTTGTGTTACAGCAGCTGAGCTGGAGAGAAGACGACTAAAGAAACAGAATACTGCAGAGGAGGTCCTTAAATGCTCCGTCACTGAAACAgccctgaaacaggactgaaacagggctgaaagagcactgaaacaggactgaaagagcactgaaacaggactgaaagagcactgaaacagggCTGAAAGGGCACCGAAACAGGGCTGAAAGGGCACTGAAACAGGGCtgaaagagcactgaaacaggactgaaagaGCACCGAAACAGGGCTGAAAGAGCACCGAAACAGGGCTGAAAGAGCACTGAAAGAGTGCTGAAACAGGGCTGAAAGAGCTCTGAAACAGGGCTGTAACCTGACGGCTCCTCAGAGTAAAGGCCTTTCAGCTTCAGACAGAACGTACATGGACTTGCATCGACGGCGTGATGCGTTCGTGGTTAAGTGCTGCTTTCAGACTCAATCCGACTGTGGAGGAAATGGGGCTCAGTCGAGTCCGAGCTGCTGGTCTGGATCAGGGTTTGTGCTCTGTACGTCGGACCGGACCGAGGGGCGGTCCTTCGGTTCAGACCAGAGAGGCTCCGcccacccacagacacacagtaCATACATGAACATACAtgaacgcacacacagacacttgCATAAGAGCAAATCAGTCGAGTCCACCCTGCCCACATATATATGCAAAAGAGCACAAAAGGTatgaaaatttacaaaaaaacccagaagGAAACAAAATTAGATATAGTATttataaaaaagaggaataataCTTTGTTTTTCCGAGAGGTTAAAGGGTGTGGATGGTCTTTAGCTACTGTCGCTGCCCAcagcgctgctgctgctgccgttgCTGCTGGTGCTCGCCGTGTCCACGCGCTCCCGTTTGTGGATCTGCTCGTGGGCTTTGAGGTGACCCGATTGgctgaaagtcttcccacagtGGGGGCAGGCGTAAGGCCGCTCCCCCGTGTGGATCTGCTGGTGCGCCTTCAGGTGGCCCAGGCGGCCGAAACTCTTCCCGCACTGCGTGCAGCCAAATGGCCGCTCGCCAGAGTGGATCTTCTCGTGGGTTTTTAAGACGCCCGAGTTGCTGAAAGTCTTGCCGCACTGCGAGCAGGTGAAGGGCTTCTCGCCCGTGTGGATCTGCACGTGGTTGCGGTAGCTGGTCTCCTTGGTGAAGCTCTTCCCGCAGTGTTGGCAGCAGAACGGCCGCTCGCCGGTGTGGCTCAGCTGGTGCGCCTTCAGCTCCTTGGATTGACCGAAGCTCTTCCCACAGGTGGCGCAGATGAAGGGGCGTTCTCCGGTGTGCAGGCGCTGGTGGGAGCGCAGGTCGTCGGCCTTGGTGAAGCCTTTGGGGCAGTGGGCGCACACGTACGGCTTCTGGCCCGTGTGGATCAGCTGGTGGCGCTTCAGGTTCCCGGCCTGGCCAAAGCTCTTCCCGCACTGTGAGCAGGTGTACGGCCGCTCGCCGGTGTGGATGCGCTGGTGCGTCTTCAAGTTCCCCAGCGTACTGAAGTTCTTTCCGCATTGCGTGCACGAGAACGGCTTCTCACCTTGCATGTTCCGAGGCTTCCTCACAGTCGGACTCTGGGTTTTAGTCGTTACTGCCGCCCCGCTGCCCGCCTCACCGTCGTGGGCTGACTGCAGCTCATACAGCCCCCCCGCGCTCCCGAACTCGGGCTCCAGTTTGCCAAGGCCGTCCATGAGCATGGGGTCGGGGCGGAGCTTGTTGAGCTCCGTGCGGAGTTCGGCCATGTGGATGGACTCCAGGCCGTTAGTGGACATGGCGTTGGACTCGGGGTACTCGCCTTTGAGGCAGCCCAATTCCGCGGCGTAGTAACACTGCAGGTCTACATGATGGTCCGACTTTATGTACTCCAATGTATCTGTGACCTGGAACACAAGCAGCCAATCAGACACCAGCACCACTGACCACACGGACAGGTGAGTCTTCTTCACACATTTAATCTAATATCACAAATCTACAGTTTATTGGTAATAATcatcctcagattaaatgtgttgaaTCACCCTTTAATCAGATGAATTTAAACCCAATTTAAACCTGATGTTTTCCATGTGTACAAtagtgtttattccacatatatattggaaTATGTTCCTATATCCAGTCCATTAGTAAATGTTCCAGTCAGTAGAACGTGTAAAGTCCATGTAtgtgattaaaagacagtgttttCCTTTGGATTCAAACCCATTTAAACCATTAAAACATAAATACACTCAGACTGAAGGTTTAATACTGgtattgaacagctgttttcctcATAAACCACTGGTATTTTATTCAATGGAACTCTGATGGGATGGTACTTTAGTTTTTATGAGCCTTTCACATATAATCTGATCAAATATGACAGTTAACTTCACCTCCACCTGTTGGTACTTGCTTGTTATTGGTTGAAATGTTCTAAAAGGTTCTAAACCAGGGTTAGCCTCATCAGCTCCATGTTGGTGAAAAGGATGATGGGAGAACACTGACcccatttacatccacactaatactctgattatTATTGGTCATATAGACGCCCGTGCCATAGGGGCCCATGCCATATTGGACTCCGCCCCCTTTGGTTCTGATTCCAGGAGGCGTTCACTGTCTCATCTGTTTGTGCACATAATTCTTCTGCTGTGTCTCAatcaggttgatcatatttgttccaTCCACAGTTTCATTAATGTTTGATTATTGCTGATGTAGAACCAGACCGCTGGTTCCAAaaatccaactgactctgtaaagccctttgagataaccttgttgtgatactgggctacacaaataaaattgaaaattgaactggttcaggtctggatcaCATCCCAGatcagagtctggactttatggaggtctGATCCATGTGGAACTGAGGTCCGACTGTCCCTGAACCAGTCTGTCCCAATGATCCAGATCAGTCCTGGCTTTGTCCAACctattagaccacaggtgtcaaacatgtggcctaggcccaaaaccagcccgccaaatggtcaaatccagtccaatccagcccacagcatgaatctgacaaatgtaaaaggaaaaatactaatagtaaaatactatcataataacctataaataatgaaaaaaggctcatttttatttttgttttagtgtaaaaaaaaaaaaaaagttaaatgtttatatttacagactagcttttaataaaaaaatatgactaacccaaacaaatgtgaccaacctggaAAAATGCAACCTACCTGAACAAACACGACCAACCCGAACAAATATAACTAACCTGAACAAAacctgcacaattttggcaaaaaataaaatcccgatttttttcctctaaaaacttgattttcaatttcaatttttggataaaactacaaaagacagcagaagtcagcatgtcgttttcatgagcagcccacaatgcaagccactgctcgtGGATGTGTGTGAACAGAGgcctgtctgggctcctctgctgaggctgctgaccctgcaacctggacccggatcggaagaagacagtacggtatggatccaggacaacataagatgagtgatccccatacagccatatttcaattgcgggatccgtgcatgaagccacagcttatattgctataaggatcattaacagatttaacatcTGTGGttattacacagacttctgtgaaagaccgccatcacagataggaggaagagcctacggtagcccacaaGTGCGTGGCCCagaggcacgagaaagatgaaatcgatttcatgttttcccttttttaaaaaacatcctaattaaaaaatacgatttcgatttaaaaccgattaatcatgcagccctagaccaacctgaactgtcttataCTTATATATGTATGTGAAGTCTGTATTTGGACCAATactcagtctgttattaaatgttgtatttgtcgatccactgtatctgtacattAGAATGAACACGTAGAAATTATAAACTacggcctaatattgttaaaattgcacttatttttgttcatcCGATAATTACAGTTATTAGATTATAATAGTCATGGATACAGGGCCAGTGTCTAAGCCCTTGATTGAGTTGGCTTTGGGGGCGGAGTCAGGTGTGACTGGGATTACCTGGGAGATGTAGTCAAACACAGAGCTGGGTTCGTAGTGCGACTTGTAGTCCAGCTCGGTGACGTCGCCGTGGTGGAAGGGGCCCAGGTGGTGGTTGCCGTGGTGACCGTGGTGCTCAGACTTGATGTAGTCAAGGCCACTGATCTCCATCTTGATCTGGTCATGGCCCAGTTCGGCGGTGGACAGTGGCTGGATCTCGGACAGGTCCACGGTCCGGATCGGATCCAGGTCGCCATCCTCTGGCTCGCTCTTCACACACGGCAGCATCACCAGCGGCTCCGCGATCTCTGCTGCCAGTGAGCTGAGCGTGGGTGTGGGACAGTCCGACGACAGCAGGGCGAGCGTCGGGGGAGGGGCTCCGGCCGGCCCCGCCCCACAATCCACCTGGAGGGAGGGGTctagaggagggggaggggaacCGCATTCGGGGGGCAGACCCAGACTGAGACACTCAGTCTCCAAGTCCGTCAtggtgaggggcggggcttcagctcCACGCCGAGGTCAACCAGTACTCCTTCTTCCAGTCCTCCTCTGATCCCGGTCTACCTGCTGAGGGGGAGGAGCCACAGGCAGGGGAGGGGGCGTGTCCCTGAGAGCCTCCTGAGGTCAATCCAATGACAGAAGGTGAGCCGTCACCGACACCCGACTGGGACCGACCTGCACAGACCACATCGAACCACATCAAACCATgttggaccacatcagaccacacCATACACGCTTTTCTTTATGAACTAATGTCAATGTTTATACAGATTAACACGTACATACTTTTCTTTCCAGATTCACTACATaatcaaaaaaatacaataaagaacAAAAACTAAATTGGTCTGAAACTGGGTCATAAGTGGAACATGACTACAGATGCTTCAGATTTAAGCCTGAATCTAGTCCAATGTTTTAGGACCAGAGGATTCTACTGGTGTCTTTAGGTTTATTAGTGCAGCAACAAACCATGACTCAATGAAAAAGTCTCATGTATTAGTCATAAATAAATCTTTAAACCTGAAGATGTCACTTCTGGATGtgcataattatttttatttagatattttctcATTCTGTTCCTATAATTGAAAACAGAGGTGGTAAACTTCAATTTTCTTTATTCtggaaaataatataaatgcaAATACTGTGTAGACAATAAAAGTAGCTACTGAAGGAGACGCAGGATTAACATCTGAATTAATGCAGGAGTCGACAAGGCATCGGTTACTACAATGTAAAACAAACATATCAGTCTGTCTGGGTAATTATCATCATGAATGCCAACATCATCATCTGTTGGTGGATTTCAACTATCGTTAAAGACACACAG
This region includes:
- the LOC115423765 gene encoding gastrula zinc finger protein XlCGF57.1-like translates to MTDLETECLSLGLPPECGSPPPPLDPSLQVDCGAGPAGAPPPTLALLSSDCPTPTLSSLAAEIAEPLVMLPCVKSEPEDGDLDPIRTVDLSEIQPLSTAELGHDQIKMEISGLDYIKSEHHGHHGNHHLGPFHHGDVTELDYKSHYEPSSVFDYISQVTDTLEYIKSDHHVDLQCYYAAELGCLKGEYPESNAMSTNGLESIHMAELRTELNKLRPDPMLMDGLGKLEPEFGSAGGLYELQSAHDGEAGSGAAVTTKTQSPTVRKPRNMQGEKPFSCTQCGKNFSTLGNLKTHQRIHTGERPYTCSQCGKSFGQAGNLKRHQLIHTGQKPYVCAHCPKGFTKADDLRSHQRLHTGERPFICATCGKSFGQSKELKAHQLSHTGERPFCCQHCGKSFTKETSYRNHVQIHTGEKPFTCSQCGKTFSNSGVLKTHEKIHSGERPFGCTQCGKSFGRLGHLKAHQQIHTGERPYACPHCGKTFSQSGHLKAHEQIHKRERVDTASTSSNGSSSSAVGSDSS